Proteins encoded together in one Lysinibacter cavernae window:
- a CDS encoding RNA polymerase sigma factor — protein MENNEQVFSAGLLEDQELLRRHRDGDPAAYGLLYTKYQPLAYSTARKYTSTRDQADDLVLESFTRILETIGRGKGPTVSMGHYLISTIRNVAASNGRREHNELALDPQDVAQLYERDQFHDAGNTAGWVTEAFNALGERSQQVLWYRVIEHLPSKNIAAVLGISAATVTRTYQAAALDLRTRFVTVSLAASSDPECRPFGVLLHNVARSPKRAKTLLNDEAFRAHLESCAHCQSIVSRIGSSDRVLLSLAFLAGLGALATQALEATSVPASAANVGFAAWGVPAKIALVATPLLGAVVVGAVVLGGMLFATPRAESAQLVIGDLDPGTTKTLLRVGECALVRQPVDNTSEAWTLTSAGADCNVRVAYAPLAGSAGHTTGREGTLLDTESSSGVRTLEIARPGSYTVRLSEGSETRDLVVSVVQ, from the coding sequence ATGGAGAATAACGAACAGGTTTTTTCTGCGGGTCTCTTAGAAGATCAGGAGCTCCTTCGCAGGCACAGGGACGGCGACCCAGCCGCCTACGGCTTGCTGTACACAAAATACCAACCGCTGGCCTACTCAACGGCGCGTAAATACACAAGCACCCGTGACCAGGCAGACGACCTCGTTCTTGAATCATTCACTCGTATCCTGGAAACCATTGGAAGGGGCAAAGGCCCAACCGTGTCGATGGGGCACTACCTCATCTCGACCATCCGCAACGTTGCGGCATCGAACGGACGACGAGAGCACAACGAGTTAGCCCTCGACCCGCAAGACGTTGCGCAGCTCTACGAGCGTGACCAGTTTCACGACGCGGGCAACACCGCTGGCTGGGTCACCGAAGCGTTTAACGCGCTTGGCGAACGTTCGCAGCAGGTGCTCTGGTACCGGGTTATTGAACACCTGCCGTCAAAGAATATTGCGGCGGTACTGGGGATCAGCGCGGCAACCGTCACTCGGACCTATCAGGCGGCGGCCCTAGACCTCCGCACTCGGTTTGTCACCGTGTCGCTTGCCGCGTCGAGCGACCCGGAGTGCCGCCCGTTTGGGGTGCTGCTGCACAACGTCGCTCGGTCGCCGAAGCGGGCAAAAACCCTCCTGAATGATGAGGCCTTTCGCGCACACCTCGAGTCGTGTGCGCACTGTCAGAGCATTGTTTCGAGGATCGGCAGCTCTGATCGTGTGCTCCTGTCGCTCGCGTTTCTCGCTGGCCTTGGAGCGCTGGCGACGCAGGCGCTAGAGGCCACGTCGGTTCCGGCATCCGCCGCCAACGTTGGCTTCGCTGCTTGGGGAGTTCCCGCAAAGATTGCGCTGGTTGCGACGCCACTGCTTGGCGCTGTGGTCGTTGGCGCCGTGGTGCTTGGCGGGATGCTGTTTGCCACGCCGCGAGCGGAAAGCGCACAACTGGTCATTGGTGATCTTGACCCCGGAACTACCAAGACGCTGCTGCGCGTTGGCGAATGTGCGCTCGTGAGACAACCGGTTGACAACACCAGCGAGGCCTGGACCCTGACCTCGGCAGGCGCCGACTGCAACGTTCGCGTTGCCTACGCGCCGTTGGCAGGTTCCGCTGGGCACACAACCGGGCGCGAAGGAACGCTGCTCGACACCGAATCGTCGAGCGGAGTGAGAACGCTCGAAATCGCTCGGCCTGGCAGCTACACGGTTCGGCTTTCGGAGGGGTCGGAAACGCGCGATCTGGTGGTTTCTGTCGTTCAGTGA
- a CDS encoding Ig-like domain-containing protein: MSSNTPTRFGRTRDSVSGGGHAGERGRTFARRPLWSLIAGALVAVLLTSGSPASPAFAGANDFGLSVQNGGVTTVAAYSDVVPLEVQISLPAGTAVKAGAVTKLTLDNSLKRTNNGTLPTGATAQSWDERSNTLTVTWGALSAGTVYGATVNSTPSGRAQNTDLFQATAVTTGTATDETPLSQTAVSNPITVTGTTIPGAMPQPQPGQWTANPHNYSLYAGNYAIQWPSFAQTGGVKTAFRNLQVATYWGVPNGADEVLPRSWATDGPQMVNEGVFQNKTVIQNDATARIVAYGAFGGNTVSGLTTSKVTVPADAAPGTYSVAFQILDDVDETGSEKTVVATSYLRVVVKTPAAVTTGYNATSGSNQVAAGDVFDWGQRLSVGAPAGTVKDFTVTLAIPDGLTPRGFSSWFGYNLGSATTKSVQYTTDAVVNASSTWQALPMSTSAVAGAITLADPAVITGIRYTVNNFAIAFDGSMSGASLTLQADDNLALGTVLPLATESITFLDPVAGETTLTQTASFRKNVTIVAAPTSPPQIEASDTPQGNGSVSFGQTYANGNSFASKFFLGSDGATPLAQPYLFVVVPKGMTTTGLSGEVCSPMTWANQASGCSGGFRTTYPVTSNTNGSRTLSDGSTLYYQRYTVGRLASGLMGLQELHSTTTFQLRNLLAGPQNVLVGMGSMTQDSFTVNAARNKNAAYSAKTLSDPASYGSYAGIGDEIKSVLGELGITSDHALMGERDFGVSPSTSVSSVMTIKGSEDAAGIVQGNGAATTRPGGTVNYTVDVSNTGSAIYKNFQFIDVLPALNDSYILNSASPRGSAFNVNLSGNVSVVVNGVPSSGAIVEYSTSTTPQRFDAYGEDVAGDAWLPYTGSSSGAKALRVTLASGVNFNPGDKITLSFDATVPASAPRDGSTANNTIAYRFQTGIGLNAAAEAQAVPVKSTAPTGDTELSGQAFVDLDGDGIQGAAEPGLNGSGVSLQLYNMVSGNPVAVGSPVTPNADNGVDGVFSMIGLSPNATYKIKPISSNPNVTFPASAVDSNGFLIYSQVTDAAANGNQNTAQYVGSSSFRVGDAVGIAKWIKDIRLPLLTTTTVSGSLQLADVSNTPLVGGAGSAAAAYVAGFTVTLKQGSTKQASTTTNEAGQFSLQGIEGLTPGDYTLVFTSPSGRQLIGSGLNNPAVFSGAATSGAEGRYALNALQPGTGATGVNVYYTESTAPLVDSVSLIGAVGVGGTAYNPAAATPVGSDVGTEIIRYHWSILDAAATPAASGTALAGASIPIPSGLGDGAYTLVVTATDLVGNVSAEERSSFAVDRTAPSISSAASTATFVKGSPAAPTTAQGWIDLYGVTATDVGSGLASAGGITVDASAVDPTTAGTSSVTFTARDAVGNTSAVFTVTYTVAYVGDPSITLARNTAFLELGSLAPVDDAAWQELFGPITTSAGAGATVIGVAVDASAARPTELGSSPVLFTVTDSLGYQTVATGSLVVRDTTKPTITTTTNSLTFREGDDRITNDEGWIEAYGAVAADSGSGVKSLTVSASGVNYDAGGTYQVTFTAEDNAGNIQVATVTYTVAFAGAPNVVLGKASVTYEMGDTRPETAADWIDAFEATATTAAGTTLKLLTVDRSSVDFTTPSTGYSVTFTATDSYDNTFTSTGTYVVQDTTAPRVTVGTTTATHAKQQPEHPLTVADWLNLFDVSARDTTGGTGIDDAAWSVVEGVNFTVAGDYAVEFVAYDRAGNASQTATATLRIQAPPTSDVVGMDVAQNKAVTLDPAGRSDTTGSLRAITTADLGEPSAGGTLMLNSAGGVEYTPAQGFSGEETVSVTVVDDLGQTGLIVYTFNVVRAGALIDGRLPAYVVPVDGTVSIPNADILRAVDVADLSIEHAKTPNGFVGNVSKDGDAFTFATDGSAWSGEQTFTVTVTDALGQTVDVPVAIHVLAPSFSVDLPNGYAGTTELWMSATGLIPGKPYRIELHSTPLVLGTVTADANGAAEAVSIVPAAATAGGHQVVLLNEADQPRGSSAFEVLAVGGPGGGVADGKTVDQGATATTTTGQLSVTGTGGLSAAGATGLLVLLAGVFVLLWTRRRHETTTSRRS; this comes from the coding sequence ATGAGCAGCAACACTCCGACGCGGTTCGGACGTACTCGTGACTCTGTGAGCGGCGGTGGGCATGCCGGAGAACGGGGACGCACGTTCGCTCGGCGCCCGCTGTGGTCGTTGATTGCGGGGGCTCTTGTTGCGGTGTTGCTCACGAGCGGGTCTCCGGCGAGCCCCGCGTTTGCAGGGGCTAACGATTTTGGGCTTTCGGTACAAAATGGGGGCGTCACCACCGTTGCCGCCTACTCCGATGTTGTGCCGCTTGAAGTGCAGATCTCGCTTCCGGCCGGAACCGCGGTGAAGGCAGGGGCCGTGACCAAGCTGACGCTTGATAACTCGCTGAAGCGCACGAACAACGGCACCCTTCCAACTGGGGCAACCGCTCAATCATGGGACGAACGCTCAAACACGTTGACGGTGACCTGGGGCGCGCTGAGCGCAGGAACCGTTTACGGCGCGACCGTAAACTCAACCCCGTCTGGCCGGGCGCAGAATACTGACCTCTTTCAAGCAACAGCAGTCACGACCGGAACAGCCACCGACGAGACACCTCTGAGCCAAACCGCAGTGAGTAACCCCATCACCGTGACCGGAACGACGATTCCCGGTGCTATGCCGCAGCCGCAGCCGGGTCAGTGGACGGCAAATCCGCATAACTATTCGCTCTACGCCGGTAACTACGCGATCCAGTGGCCGTCATTTGCGCAGACCGGCGGGGTCAAAACGGCGTTCCGTAACCTACAGGTCGCGACGTATTGGGGCGTGCCAAACGGCGCCGACGAGGTGTTGCCACGCAGCTGGGCGACCGACGGCCCGCAGATGGTCAACGAGGGCGTCTTCCAAAACAAGACTGTTATTCAGAACGACGCGACGGCCAGGATTGTTGCCTACGGCGCGTTTGGTGGCAACACCGTTTCCGGCCTGACCACCAGCAAAGTCACGGTTCCAGCAGACGCCGCGCCTGGCACCTATTCCGTTGCGTTTCAGATCCTTGACGATGTTGACGAGACCGGGAGCGAGAAGACGGTGGTCGCGACCTCCTATCTTCGGGTTGTGGTGAAGACTCCTGCCGCCGTCACCACCGGCTATAACGCCACATCAGGTTCGAATCAGGTGGCCGCCGGCGATGTCTTCGATTGGGGCCAGCGGCTATCGGTCGGGGCTCCAGCTGGCACCGTCAAAGACTTCACGGTGACTCTCGCCATTCCCGACGGGCTGACACCGCGCGGTTTCAGCTCGTGGTTTGGGTACAACCTTGGCTCGGCAACAACCAAAAGCGTGCAGTACACAACCGATGCAGTGGTGAACGCCTCGAGCACGTGGCAAGCGCTGCCGATGAGCACAAGCGCGGTTGCCGGCGCAATCACGCTCGCAGACCCAGCCGTTATCACCGGCATCCGGTACACCGTCAACAACTTTGCGATCGCCTTTGACGGCTCGATGAGTGGCGCCTCTCTCACGCTTCAGGCCGATGACAACCTCGCCCTTGGTACGGTGCTGCCGCTCGCAACTGAGTCGATTACGTTCCTCGATCCTGTTGCTGGGGAGACAACGCTGACGCAGACGGCAAGTTTTCGAAAAAATGTCACGATTGTGGCCGCGCCAACGTCACCGCCCCAGATCGAGGCATCAGACACTCCGCAGGGAAACGGCTCGGTCAGCTTTGGGCAGACCTATGCCAACGGCAACAGCTTTGCGAGCAAGTTCTTCCTTGGCTCTGACGGTGCAACGCCGCTTGCACAACCGTATCTGTTTGTTGTTGTGCCAAAGGGAATGACAACCACGGGCCTCTCCGGTGAGGTCTGTAGCCCAATGACCTGGGCAAACCAGGCGAGCGGTTGCTCTGGGGGCTTCCGCACAACGTATCCGGTGACGAGCAATACCAACGGATCTCGGACGCTGTCAGACGGCTCAACGCTCTACTACCAGCGCTATACAGTGGGCAGGCTCGCCTCTGGGCTCATGGGGTTGCAAGAACTGCATTCGACCACAACCTTCCAGCTCCGGAATCTGCTTGCTGGGCCGCAGAATGTCCTGGTTGGCATGGGGTCAATGACACAAGACTCGTTTACCGTGAACGCCGCGAGGAACAAAAACGCGGCGTATTCGGCGAAGACGCTTTCCGACCCGGCCTCCTACGGCTCATACGCTGGCATCGGGGACGAAATCAAGTCGGTACTTGGTGAGCTTGGCATCACCTCGGATCACGCGCTCATGGGCGAACGGGACTTTGGGGTTTCGCCCTCGACCTCGGTCAGTTCCGTCATGACCATCAAGGGGTCGGAGGATGCCGCAGGCATCGTGCAGGGCAACGGCGCGGCAACCACTCGCCCAGGAGGAACCGTCAATTACACGGTAGACGTATCCAACACCGGCTCGGCCATCTACAAGAACTTTCAGTTCATTGATGTGCTCCCAGCGCTTAACGATTCGTATATCTTGAACTCGGCATCCCCCCGAGGATCGGCGTTTAACGTCAACCTCTCTGGCAACGTGAGTGTTGTTGTCAACGGAGTTCCATCCTCAGGGGCGATCGTCGAGTACTCAACGAGTACCACGCCGCAGCGGTTCGATGCCTACGGTGAAGACGTTGCCGGCGATGCCTGGCTGCCCTACACCGGCTCGTCCTCCGGGGCAAAGGCGTTGCGGGTTACGCTCGCGAGCGGGGTGAATTTTAATCCGGGAGACAAAATAACCCTGTCGTTTGACGCGACGGTTCCTGCCTCAGCCCCACGTGACGGTTCGACGGCGAACAACACTATTGCGTACCGTTTCCAAACCGGTATCGGTCTGAACGCTGCGGCCGAGGCCCAGGCAGTTCCGGTGAAGTCGACGGCACCAACGGGAGACACCGAACTCTCGGGGCAGGCCTTTGTCGATCTTGACGGCGACGGCATCCAGGGAGCAGCTGAGCCAGGACTCAACGGCTCTGGCGTATCGCTCCAGCTCTACAACATGGTCTCGGGAAACCCCGTTGCTGTTGGTTCACCGGTTACCCCAAACGCAGATAACGGCGTTGACGGCGTCTTCTCCATGATCGGCCTTTCCCCCAACGCGACCTACAAGATCAAGCCAATTTCGAGCAACCCGAACGTCACTTTTCCCGCGTCTGCCGTCGATTCCAACGGATTCCTCATCTACTCGCAGGTAACGGATGCCGCGGCAAACGGCAACCAGAACACGGCGCAGTACGTTGGATCGTCTTCGTTCAGGGTTGGCGACGCCGTTGGCATCGCAAAATGGATCAAGGACATCAGGCTGCCGCTGCTCACCACAACAACCGTGTCAGGAAGCTTGCAGCTTGCCGACGTGAGCAACACGCCACTCGTTGGTGGCGCGGGCTCGGCTGCGGCCGCCTATGTAGCTGGCTTCACCGTCACGCTCAAACAGGGGAGCACCAAACAGGCAAGTACCACAACCAACGAGGCAGGGCAGTTCTCGCTTCAGGGCATCGAGGGGCTGACCCCGGGGGACTACACGCTTGTTTTCACCTCCCCGAGCGGCCGCCAACTTATCGGCTCAGGCCTGAACAACCCTGCCGTGTTTAGCGGCGCAGCAACGAGCGGTGCGGAGGGGCGCTATGCGCTCAACGCCCTACAACCGGGAACTGGAGCAACGGGGGTGAACGTGTACTACACCGAATCCACCGCCCCGCTCGTTGACAGCGTGAGCCTCATCGGAGCCGTTGGCGTAGGGGGAACGGCCTATAATCCTGCCGCGGCCACTCCGGTCGGCAGCGATGTTGGGACCGAGATCATCCGCTACCACTGGTCGATTCTGGATGCTGCTGCCACGCCAGCGGCTTCGGGCACGGCGCTCGCGGGGGCCAGCATCCCCATCCCTTCCGGCCTCGGCGACGGCGCGTACACCCTCGTGGTGACGGCAACCGACCTCGTCGGAAACGTCTCTGCGGAGGAGCGCAGCTCGTTTGCGGTCGACCGGACCGCGCCGTCGATCTCGAGTGCAGCATCAACGGCCACCTTTGTGAAGGGCAGCCCTGCAGCGCCCACAACCGCACAGGGGTGGATTGACCTCTACGGCGTCACAGCGACGGATGTCGGCTCCGGGCTTGCCTCCGCTGGCGGAATCACGGTTGACGCGTCGGCGGTTGATCCCACAACGGCCGGAACCTCGTCGGTGACGTTCACCGCGAGGGATGCGGTTGGCAACACCTCTGCCGTGTTCACCGTGACGTACACGGTTGCCTACGTTGGCGATCCGAGCATCACCCTCGCACGCAACACCGCCTTCCTCGAATTGGGCTCGTTGGCGCCGGTCGACGATGCTGCCTGGCAGGAGCTTTTTGGCCCCATTACGACCTCGGCCGGAGCCGGAGCGACCGTTATCGGGGTTGCTGTTGACGCCTCGGCCGCGCGCCCGACGGAGCTTGGAAGCTCTCCAGTGCTGTTCACCGTCACCGACTCACTTGGGTACCAGACGGTTGCGACCGGCTCGTTGGTGGTTCGCGACACCACCAAACCGACCATCACCACAACGACAAACTCGCTCACCTTCCGCGAAGGCGACGACAGAATTACGAACGACGAGGGATGGATCGAGGCATACGGAGCGGTTGCCGCCGACAGTGGCTCTGGGGTGAAGAGCCTGACCGTTTCAGCATCGGGCGTCAACTACGACGCCGGCGGGACGTATCAGGTGACCTTCACCGCCGAGGATAACGCTGGCAACATCCAGGTCGCGACCGTGACGTACACCGTTGCCTTTGCCGGCGCCCCGAATGTTGTGCTCGGTAAGGCCTCAGTGACCTACGAGATGGGCGACACACGGCCTGAGACCGCCGCAGACTGGATTGATGCGTTCGAGGCAACCGCAACCACCGCGGCTGGAACGACGCTGAAATTGCTCACCGTCGACCGCAGCTCGGTTGACTTCACCACGCCGTCAACCGGCTACAGCGTCACGTTCACCGCGACAGACTCGTACGACAACACGTTCACCTCAACGGGCACCTACGTTGTGCAGGACACAACAGCGCCACGCGTGACGGTTGGAACAACAACCGCAACGCACGCGAAGCAGCAGCCAGAGCATCCGTTGACCGTTGCCGACTGGCTGAACCTGTTTGACGTGAGCGCGCGGGATACGACCGGCGGCACCGGAATCGACGATGCTGCCTGGTCAGTGGTAGAGGGCGTGAACTTCACGGTGGCCGGAGACTACGCGGTGGAGTTTGTTGCCTACGACCGCGCAGGAAACGCGTCACAGACGGCGACGGCGACGCTGCGCATCCAAGCCCCGCCAACGTCAGACGTCGTTGGGATGGATGTGGCTCAAAACAAGGCGGTGACCCTCGACCCCGCCGGTCGCAGCGACACAACCGGGTCACTGCGTGCGATCACAACTGCCGACCTCGGCGAACCGTCCGCAGGCGGAACGCTGATGCTCAATTCGGCAGGCGGCGTGGAATACACGCCGGCACAGGGCTTCTCCGGCGAAGAAACCGTGAGCGTTACGGTCGTTGACGACCTAGGCCAAACCGGCCTCATCGTCTACACCTTCAACGTTGTCCGTGCTGGGGCGCTGATCGACGGTCGCCTTCCGGCGTACGTCGTCCCGGTCGACGGGACGGTGAGCATCCCGAACGCTGACATCTTGCGTGCCGTTGATGTCGCGGATCTGAGCATCGAGCATGCGAAGACACCAAACGGCTTTGTCGGAAACGTCAGCAAGGACGGGGACGCGTTCACCTTCGCAACGGACGGCAGTGCGT